The Candidatus Binatia bacterium genome includes the window GGCGCAAACCTCGCGCTGCTTATCGGGGCTCGGACCCTTTTCGCCGGCATGTTTTTTAATCGGTTCCGCGCTTGCTTTCATCTTTTCGCGCCTCCTGTCCCGGTCACAGCCGCGCGAGGCAATCCTGCGCGCAATCCTCCCGCCGCGGCCAGCGCGTGCAGTCTTTAACTCTGAGCCGCGGGCGGCCGACGAGCGAAGAGCAGGCCGCGCGGCGCGCGTCGACGACGATCTCCGCGATCGCCTTCGTCTCGGGACAGGTCACGACTCGTCTTCGGCGGAAACGTCGGTAGCTATCCAAGGCCACGGGGAGCAGAACGAACAAGGTTCCGAACGCGAGCATCGCGGCGATGGCGATCAGCGGAGCGGTCATGGCAGGGCCTCCTTTGAGAATTTTTCCACTTGATAATTTTACGAGCAAAAGCGAGGCCAGAAATCGGCATTTGTTCTAGCCGTTAGACCGCGCACGCGGCATCTTTCAATTCTTAGTTCTGCAAACAAATCGCGAAATTTTATTGGAATTGGGAAGGCGGATCGGCCGATTTGTCGTCCTAAACTTCTCATCGTTGCATTTTCCCATCTTAGACCCCGTGGCATATCTCTTGCTCGATTTGTTCTTGACGCAAAGTACGGACGTAAAGGAGTCCCGTGTCGATATGATGCCGCTTGAGGCCGAACGACTATCCCGCAGCGAACGCCCGCAAGGCCGATTCGTTTACGCGCGCGCGCCGCTGCTCGTTTACTGGGAGCTCACCCGAGCTTGCGATCTCGCCTGCCGCCATTGCCGGGCGGCAGCGATCGCCGGCCGCGACCCGCGCGAGCTCGATACCGCCGAGGCCGAGGCTTTGCTGGAGAGAATTCGCTCCTTCGGCGAGCGCGGCGGCCACCTCGTTCTCACCGGCGGCGATCCGCTCAAGCGCCCCGATCTGTATTCGCTGATCGATTACGGGGCCAGGCTCGGGTTGACCGTCTCGGTCGCGCCCAGCAGCACGCGTCTGCTCACGCGAGAAGTTTTTCAGCGCTTCAAGGATACCGGCGTGGAAAGCATCAGCCTGAGCCTCGACGGCTCGACGCCCGAGCGGCACGACTGCATCCGCGGCATCTCCGGCTGCTTCGCGCGCACTCTCGACCTCGCTCGGGACGCGCTCGGCGCCGGTCTCCGCCTGCAGGTCAACACGCTCGTCACCGCCGAGACGTTGCCGGACCTTGCCGCCGTCTATGACCTGCTCAAATCGCTGCCGCTCATGCGCTGGAAGCTTTTTACCCTGATCGGCGTCGGCCGTGGGCGGACGCTGAACGAACCGACACCCGACGAGTGCGAGTCGCTGCATCACTGGCTCTGCGACATCGCCAAAGATTCCCCGTTTCCGGTCGCGACGACCGAGGCGCCGCATTTTCGCCGCGTCGCGCTGACGCGGCTGCGCGCGCGGGGCGTCCCGCTCTCCGCGATCGAGAAGATGCCGGTCGGACGCGGCTTCGGCGTCCGCGACGGCAACGGCATCCTGTTCATCTCGCACACCGGCTCGGTCTATCCCTCCGGCTTTCTGCCTTTGTCGGCGGGCAACGTGCGCAACGCCGACGTCGTCGATCTCTATCGCAACTCAAATCTGTTCCGGTCGCTCCGTCTGACGCGGCTTTTCAAAGGCAAGTGCGGGCGTTGCGAGTTCAGAGAAATCTGCGGCGGCTCGCGGGCGCGCGCCTACGCCCGCCACGGCGACCCGCTCCAGGCCGATCCGCTATGCGCCTATGAGCCTGGCGTAAATTAAACGCCGAGCCATCTTTCCCGCGGAGGGCGCGGACCTTCGACCGGCGATTTCACCTCCTCTCTGAGTCTTTTCCTAAATCTTGGACTATCTCTCCATTCTTTTCTTATTTGTAGGACCTTTGGCGCCCCGGCTTACCAGCGAGTTACCTGAATCTAAACACAAATTTCGAAAAGAGCTGCTCTCATCACTGGCATAGAAGGTGCTTTTGTGGAGGCTGTTACCACGAAGCCATGAAGACAAACCTCAAGGTTCTAAAGCTGGTGACGGAGCCGGCGGATGCCGCGCCCGAAGTTTATCCATTTCCAGGAATTCCGAGCACTGCCGACGGATCGGAGGCTGTCGTTTGGGTCGAAACCCATATCGGCCAGGGCGCTTGCGCCTACCCGATCACGCCGTCGACGATGATGGGCGGCGCCTATCAAGCGGCGGTCGCCAACGGACAAAAAAATCTTTGGGGCACGCCGCTGGCGTTTCTCGAGCTCGAATCGGAGCACAGCGCCGCCAGCAGTTGCGAAGGCTTCGCGCTCGCCGGCGGACGCGTCGCCACTTTCACCTCCGGCCAGGGACTCATCCTGATGAAGGAAGTCCTCTACGTCATCTCCGGCAAGCGTCTCCCCGTCGTTTTTCACATCGGCGCGCGCGCGCTCACTTCCCAGGCGCTCAACATTCATGCCGGCCACGACGACGTCATGGGCGTCGCCGACTGCGGCTGGGGGATGCTTTTCGGACGCAATCCGCAGGAAGCGGCCGACCTGGCCTTGATCGCGCGCCGCGCCGCCGAAGAATCGGCAACGCCGTTCTTCAACGTGCAGGACGGATTTTTAACCACGCACACGATCGAGAGCATTTGTCTCCCCGAGCTTGAATTGATGAAGCAGTTCGTCGGCGATCCCGACGCGGAACATCGCCTGCGCAATTTGATCGACCCCGATCATCCGATCATGAGCGGCGTCGTGCAGAATCAGGACAGCTACATGAAGGGCAAGATCGCCCAGCGTGTTTTCTACGACCGTCTGCCGGGCATCGTCGAGCGGACGATGGGCCGCTTCGCGGAGTTGACCGGCCGGCGCTACGGCTTGATCGACGCGCACCGCCTAGACGACGCGGAATACGCCGTCGTCGGCATGGGAAGCATGGTGGAGACGGCTGCGGCCACGGCCGATTATTTGCGCGCTCATGACGGCGCGAAAGCCGGCGCGCTGCACGTGACTTCGTTTCGGCCGTTTCCCGGGCCCGAGATCGTGGAGGCGCTGAAGCATCTCAAGGCGATCGCCGTCATCGAGCGACTCGACAATCCCGCGGCGCAATCGAATCCGCTCGCCGCCGAGATCAAGGCGGCGTTCGCCGACGCGCTCACGGGCGCGCCCGGCTATCCGAAGATCAACCGCGCGCCGGTGATTTACTCCGGCTCGGCGGGACTCGGCAGCCGCGACATCGGCCCCGCCGACCTCGCGGCCGTCGTGGAGCACATGCGGCGCCAGCACGAGCGCCGCTTCTTCGTCCTCGGCATCAAGCACGAGCTCGCGCTCGCGGCCGAGAGCGAGCTGCGCGAGCTGGATGCCCGGCCGCACGGCGCTTTCTCGATGCGCGGCCATTCGATCGGCGGCTACGGTTCGGTGACCACCAACCGGATCATCGCCGCGGTGGTCGGGAGTCTCTCCGGTCTCAAGGTCCAGGCCTATCCGCTCTACGGCTCGGAGAAAAAAGGACTGCCGACGACCTACTTTTTGACCGTCGCCGATCAGACGATTCGGATTCACTCGGAGCTGAAGCATGCCGACTTCGTGCCGCTTAACAATGTCGAGGCGTTTCACATCGGCAATCCGGTCGACGGGCTCGCGAGCGGCGGAACCATTTTCTTGCAGCACGCGAGCCGGGACCCGGCGGAGGTGTGGGCGGCCATTCCTAAAAACGCGCAACGGACGATCCGCGAAAAAGGCATTCGCGTGCTGGCGCTCGACGCCGTGAAGATCGCCCAGGAGGTCGCCAGCAAGCCGGATCTGGCGCAGCGCATGCAAGGCATCGTCTTGCTGGGAGTCTTTCTCCGCGTGGCGCCGTTTCTATCAGAATTAACCGACGTAGAGATTTACCGCGCGGTCGAGCAGGCGATGCGGAAGTTTTTCGCCAAGCAGGGGGAGCAGGTGATTCAAGACAATCTTAAAGCGATCAAGCGCGGCAGGCAGGAGGTCTTCGAGCTGCCGCGGGCTTTGATCGAGGCGGCTGCCGAAGAAGACGCGACGCCGGCCGCGGAGATGGGTGTCTCATGAGCAACGTTACAGCGCGGGCGTGGCCGCGCGGCCATGCGGCCGATACAACCGAGCCGGACGACAAACCGGATCTCGACGCTTACGCTGAGGATTTCACCCGGCGCATCGTCCGCGCTTATCAAGAGGGAAAAGGCTCGGCGGCGCTGCCCGCCGACGCGGGCGTCGCACGCAGCCTGGTTCCTCCCGGCACCGGCGCGCTCCGCGACTTCAGCGCGATCGCGCCGGAGATTCCGGAGTTCGACTCCGACCGTTGCGTGGGCTGCATGGCCTGCGTGACGGAATGTCCGGACACCGCCATTCTCGCCAAGGCGATCCCGGAGAGCCGCGTCGAGCGGGCGCTCTCCGAGATCGAAGACGCAAGCGAGCGGTTTTGGGCCGGATCGCACTGGGCGGTGACGCGCAAGTATCACGAGCTGCCGGCGAAGCAGGGGCACGAGCGCGCGGCGTTCGGCGTCTTCATCGATCCGACCAAATGCAAAGGCTGCGGCGAGTGCGTCGCGGTGTGCGACGCGCTCGACTTTCACGCGCTCAAGATGGTCAAGAAAGCCGCCGGGACCTTGCCGCGTTATCAGAAGGCCTTTAACTTTTTCCGCCGCATCGGCCCGACGCCGAGAGAATACTTGAACGAGCGCGCGCTCGCCGATTTCATGCTCGACGAAGCCGCGGCGCTGCTCTACGTCGGCGGCGCGGGCTCGTGCATGGGCTGCGGCGAGGGCACCGCGATCCGCATGATGCTGGCGGCGACCGGATTTGTCCACGGCCGGGAAAAGATCGCGATCGTGGCCTCCACCGGCTGCAATTCGGTTTGCGGCGCGACCTATCCGTTCAATCCCTATCTCGTGCCGTGGACGAACTCGCTGTTCGAGAACGCGCCCGCGGTCGCCATGGGAGTCCGCGCGCGCTGGGACCAGATCGGATGGCCTGACAAAAAACTCTGGGTCATCGGCGGCGACGGCGCGATGTACGACATCGGCTTCCAGAGTCTCAGCCGTCTGTTGGCCAGCGGCATGGACGTGAAAGTGCTCGTGCTCGACACGCAGGTTTATTCCAACACCGGAGGCCAGGCTTCCACGGCTTCGTTCCTGGGCCAGGAGGCGAAGATGGCGGCGTTTGGAAAATCGCTTCACGGCAAGCGCGAGCATCGCAAAGAGTTCGCCGAGATTTGCATGATGCATCCTGAAGTTTACGTGGCGCAGACGACGCCGTCGCACATCAACCATTTTTACAAGGCTATTATGGAGGCCAACGAATATCCCGGCCCGGCCGTGGTCAACGTCTACACGACCTGCCAGCCGGAGCACGGCGTCGCCGACCATCTCTCCGCGAGCCATGCCAAGCTGGCGGTGGAGTCGCGCGCGTTTCCGCTCTTCATCCACGATCCGCGGAGGGGCGATAAAATCCGCGAGCGCCTGAGCCTGGTCGGCAACCCGGCGCAGAAAGAAGACTGGTGGACGCCGTCCAACGGCGACAAGCCGTTTACCTTCATCGACTTCGCCCGCACCGAAGGGCGCTTCGCCAAGCAATTCGACGCGGCGGGAAAGCCGTCTGAGATGGTCTTGCGCGCCGAGGCCGACCGGCTCGCCAACTGGCGCCGGTTGCAAGAGCTGGCGGGACTCCGGTGACGCGACCTTTTATGAGCGCCGGTGTTTTTTCAAATCGTTTTTCTCTGGCGCGCTTTGCCTATCGCCGCCGCGACGTCGAGGCCGCCGAAGCCGCCCATACCCACGATCGTCTCGAAACGGCCCTTTACGAAACCGGACGGCACGGCGAGCATTTGGCCGACGCCGTCCTTGGGGCGACCGACGGCATCGTAACGACTTTCGCCGTCGTCGCGGGCGCCGCGGGCGCCTCTCTCTCTTCGGGCGTCGTCCTCATCATGGGCTTTGCCAACCTCTTCGCCGATGGCTTATCGATGGCGGTCGGCAACTATCTCGGCGCGCGCTCACGGCAGGATTTCTGGCGCGAGGAGCGCGCGCGGGAGATTTGGGAGATCGAGCAGATTCCCGACGCCGAACGGGAAGAGGTTCGCCGCCACTATCGACGCAAGGGCTTCGAAGGGGAGACGCTCGAGCGGATCGTCGGCACGATCACCTCGGACAAACAGCGCTGGCTCGACGAGATGATGCGCGAGGAGCTTGGCATTCGAGAAGAAAAGACGGCGCCGCTGGCGAGCGGCGCGATTACGTTCGCCGCTTTTGCCGTTGCCGGTTTTCTGCCGCTGTTGTCCTACGCCGCCGCGTTCTTCCAGCCGCGCTTCCTGCCGTCCGCGTTCTCGGTCTCGATCGCGCTCACGGCCGTCGCTTTGTTCGGCGTCGGCGCGGCGCGCTGCTTCATCACCCGCCGCCGATGGTGGCGGAGCGGGATCGAGATTCTCAGCCTGGGCGGCGTCGCCGCCGCGTGCGCTTTCAGCGTGGGTTATTTTCTGCGCGCGCTCTTAGAGTGAAAGGAGTCGCTATGGCCCGTGAATGGAAGGGAGAAAAGCCGGTCACCTGGAGAGAAAACGTCTGCATG containing:
- a CDS encoding TIGR04053 family radical SAM/SPASM domain-containing protein yields the protein MMPLEAERLSRSERPQGRFVYARAPLLVYWELTRACDLACRHCRAAAIAGRDPRELDTAEAEALLERIRSFGERGGHLVLTGGDPLKRPDLYSLIDYGARLGLTVSVAPSSTRLLTREVFQRFKDTGVESISLSLDGSTPERHDCIRGISGCFARTLDLARDALGAGLRLQVNTLVTAETLPDLAAVYDLLKSLPLMRWKLFTLIGVGRGRTLNEPTPDECESLHHWLCDIAKDSPFPVATTEAPHFRRVALTRLRARGVPLSAIEKMPVGRGFGVRDGNGILFISHTGSVYPSGFLPLSAGNVRNADVVDLYRNSNLFRSLRLTRLFKGKCGRCEFREICGGSRARAYARHGDPLQADPLCAYEPGVN
- a CDS encoding VIT1/CCC1 transporter family protein translates to MSAGVFSNRFSLARFAYRRRDVEAAEAAHTHDRLETALYETGRHGEHLADAVLGATDGIVTTFAVVAGAAGASLSSGVVLIMGFANLFADGLSMAVGNYLGARSRQDFWREERAREIWEIEQIPDAEREEVRRHYRRKGFEGETLERIVGTITSDKQRWLDEMMREELGIREEKTAPLASGAITFAAFAVAGFLPLLSYAAAFFQPRFLPSAFSVSIALTAVALFGVGAARCFITRRRWWRSGIEILSLGGVAAACAFSVGYFLRALLE
- a CDS encoding thiamine pyrophosphate-dependent enzyme, which gives rise to MSNVTARAWPRGHAADTTEPDDKPDLDAYAEDFTRRIVRAYQEGKGSAALPADAGVARSLVPPGTGALRDFSAIAPEIPEFDSDRCVGCMACVTECPDTAILAKAIPESRVERALSEIEDASERFWAGSHWAVTRKYHELPAKQGHERAAFGVFIDPTKCKGCGECVAVCDALDFHALKMVKKAAGTLPRYQKAFNFFRRIGPTPREYLNERALADFMLDEAAALLYVGGAGSCMGCGEGTAIRMMLAATGFVHGREKIAIVASTGCNSVCGATYPFNPYLVPWTNSLFENAPAVAMGVRARWDQIGWPDKKLWVIGGDGAMYDIGFQSLSRLLASGMDVKVLVLDTQVYSNTGGQASTASFLGQEAKMAAFGKSLHGKREHRKEFAEICMMHPEVYVAQTTPSHINHFYKAIMEANEYPGPAVVNVYTTCQPEHGVADHLSASHAKLAVESRAFPLFIHDPRRGDKIRERLSLVGNPAQKEDWWTPSNGDKPFTFIDFARTEGRFAKQFDAAGKPSEMVLRAEADRLANWRRLQELAGLR
- a CDS encoding 2-oxoacid:acceptor oxidoreductase family protein, coding for MKTNLKVLKLVTEPADAAPEVYPFPGIPSTADGSEAVVWVETHIGQGACAYPITPSTMMGGAYQAAVANGQKNLWGTPLAFLELESEHSAASSCEGFALAGGRVATFTSGQGLILMKEVLYVISGKRLPVVFHIGARALTSQALNIHAGHDDVMGVADCGWGMLFGRNPQEAADLALIARRAAEESATPFFNVQDGFLTTHTIESICLPELELMKQFVGDPDAEHRLRNLIDPDHPIMSGVVQNQDSYMKGKIAQRVFYDRLPGIVERTMGRFAELTGRRYGLIDAHRLDDAEYAVVGMGSMVETAAATADYLRAHDGAKAGALHVTSFRPFPGPEIVEALKHLKAIAVIERLDNPAAQSNPLAAEIKAAFADALTGAPGYPKINRAPVIYSGSAGLGSRDIGPADLAAVVEHMRRQHERRFFVLGIKHELALAAESELRELDARPHGAFSMRGHSIGGYGSVTTNRIIAAVVGSLSGLKVQAYPLYGSEKKGLPTTYFLTVADQTIRIHSELKHADFVPLNNVEAFHIGNPVDGLASGGTIFLQHASRDPAEVWAAIPKNAQRTIREKGIRVLALDAVKIAQEVASKPDLAQRMQGIVLLGVFLRVAPFLSELTDVEIYRAVEQAMRKFFAKQGEQVIQDNLKAIKRGRQEVFELPRALIEAAAEEDATPAAEMGVS